In one window of Aphidius gifuensis isolate YNYX2018 linkage group LG4, ASM1490517v1, whole genome shotgun sequence DNA:
- the LOC122855686 gene encoding copper chaperone for superoxide dismutase: MNAKVEFAVQMTCQSCVDSIEKSLSSLNGVDKIDVSLERGTVVVQSSLPYTLIQEKIEDSGRRAVFKGYGENSISAVSMINGDTRLLKNNNIQGVVRFVQANENCIIDGTIDGLTPGKHGLHVHECGDISKGCESVGDHFNPYNSPHGAPENDANHRHVGDLGNVEADNSGRARFRLQDKLIKVGDIIGRSLVITQNQDDLGNEANELSKIHGNSGDRIACGIIARSSGIFENTKKICACSGKTLWDERDETKKKGGIQV, from the exons atgaacGCAAAA gttGAGTTTGCAGTCCAAATGACATGTCAAAGTTGTGttgattcaattgaaaaatcattatcaagtttaaatggtgttgataaaattgatgtgTCATTAGAACGTGGTACTGTTGTTGTTCAATCTAGTCTTCCTTATACATtgatacaagaaaaaattgaagattcaGGTCGTCGAGCAGTCTTCAAAGGTTATGgag AAAATAGTATAAGTGCAGTGTCAATGATTAATGGTGATACacgtttgttaaaaaataataatatccagGGTGTTGTTCGTTTTGTACAAgcaaatgaaaattgtattattgatGGTACCATTGATGGTTTGACACCTGGTAAACATGGTTTACATGTACACGAGTGTGGTGATATATCCAAGGGTTGTGAATCTGTTGGTGATCATTTTAACCCATACAACAGTCCACATGGTGCTCCTGAAAATGATGCAAATCATCGG cATGTTGGTGACCTTGGAAATGTTGAGGCTGATAATTCTGGACGTGCTAGATTTAGATTACaagataaattgataaaagttGGTGATATTATTGGTAGGTCATTGGTGATAACACAAAATCAAGATGATTTAGGAAATGAAGCTAATGAATTGTCTAAAATTCATGGAAATAGTGGTGATAg AATTGCATGTGGAATTATTGCAAGATCATCtggtatatttgaaaatacaaaaaaaatatgtgctTGTAGTGGAAAAACACTTTGGGATGAACgagatgaaacaaaaaaaaaag GTGGTAttcaagtgtaa
- the LOC122855685 gene encoding fumarylacetoacetate hydrolase domain-containing protein 2A isoform X1, which produces MPYRAKLMFSQTLLAHLSPGLCRSNAVKTSVLKFHRNFSISTRREMRFVQFVNKNGGPQHLGVQLKAGGDIIAISAIDSRIPNTLKKFLEGGDVLTNKARRNGDTDFGDIIKRIIAEGRSVIPEADVNFLAPITKMDKLACVGLNYSGHCEEQGVEPPKSPVIFSKFPSNIVGPTDNVILPSISDKVDWEAELAIVIGKTCKGLNNHEAEDCIFGYTVAQDISARDWQKGKKNGGQFLLGKAMDTFCPLGPAVITKEAVCDINNLTVKTWVNGEIKQNGNTSELIFKPRDIVAYLSQFMTLLPGDVILTGTPGGVGFARNPPEFLKKGDVLETEIESIGRLKNNIV; this is translated from the exons ATGCCTTATCGAGCCAAGTTGATGTTCAGTCAAACACTTTTAGCTCATTTGAGTCCAGGATTATGTCGATCCAATGCTGTTAAAACAtctgttttaaaatttcatcgtAATTTTTCAATCAGCACTAGACGAGAAAtgag gttTGTACAATTTGTGAATAAAAATGGAGGCCCACAACATTTGGGTGTTCAACTCAAGGCCGGTGGAGATATCATTGCTATTTCAGCAATTGATTCAAGAATTCcaaatacattgaaaaaatttttagaaggTGGTGATGTACTTACTAATAAAGCTAGAAg GAATGGTGATACTGATTTTGGTGATATTATTAAGAG GATAATTGCTGAAGGTAGAAGTGTCATACCAGAGGctgatgttaattttttggCTCCAATAACAAAAATGGATAAATTGGCATGTGTTGGACTAAATTACAGTGGTCACTGTGAAGAACAAGGTGTTGAACCACCAAAAAGTCcagttatattttcaaaatttccaAGTAATATTGTTGGACCAACTGACAATGTTATACTACCTTCAATATCAGat aaagtTGATTGGGAAGCTGAGCTTGCAATTGTCATTGGAAAAACTTGTAAAGGTTTAAACAATCATGAGGCTGAAGATTGTATTTTTGGTTACACTGTTGCTCAGGATATATCAGCACGTGATTggcaaaaaggaaaaaaaaatggaggtCAATTTCTTCTTGGTAAAGCTATGGATACATTTTGTCCACTTGGTCCAGCTGTTATTACTAAAGAAGCTGTTTGTGATATTAATAATCTCACTGTCAAAACATGGGTCAATGGTGAAATCAAACAAAATGGAAACACAAgcgaattaatatttaaaccaCGTGATATTGTTGCTTATCTTTCACA aTTCATGACTCTTTTACCTGGGGATGTCATTTTAACTGGTACACCAGGTGGTGTTGGATTTGCTAGAAATCCACCAGAATTTCTCAAg aaaGGAGATGTTCTTGAAACTGAAATTGAATCAATTGGTCgtcttaaaaataacattgtgTAA
- the LOC122855685 gene encoding fumarylacetoacetate hydrolase domain-containing protein 2A isoform X2, with translation MPYRAKLMFSQTLLAHLSPGLCRSNAVKTSVLKFHRNFSISTRREMRFVQFVNKNGGPQHLGVQLKAGGDIIAISAIDSRIPNTLKKFLEGGDVLTNKARRIIAEGRSVIPEADVNFLAPITKMDKLACVGLNYSGHCEEQGVEPPKSPVIFSKFPSNIVGPTDNVILPSISDKVDWEAELAIVIGKTCKGLNNHEAEDCIFGYTVAQDISARDWQKGKKNGGQFLLGKAMDTFCPLGPAVITKEAVCDINNLTVKTWVNGEIKQNGNTSELIFKPRDIVAYLSQFMTLLPGDVILTGTPGGVGFARNPPEFLKKGDVLETEIESIGRLKNNIV, from the exons ATGCCTTATCGAGCCAAGTTGATGTTCAGTCAAACACTTTTAGCTCATTTGAGTCCAGGATTATGTCGATCCAATGCTGTTAAAACAtctgttttaaaatttcatcgtAATTTTTCAATCAGCACTAGACGAGAAAtgag gttTGTACAATTTGTGAATAAAAATGGAGGCCCACAACATTTGGGTGTTCAACTCAAGGCCGGTGGAGATATCATTGCTATTTCAGCAATTGATTCAAGAATTCcaaatacattgaaaaaatttttagaaggTGGTGATGTACTTACTAATAAAGCTAGAAg GATAATTGCTGAAGGTAGAAGTGTCATACCAGAGGctgatgttaattttttggCTCCAATAACAAAAATGGATAAATTGGCATGTGTTGGACTAAATTACAGTGGTCACTGTGAAGAACAAGGTGTTGAACCACCAAAAAGTCcagttatattttcaaaatttccaAGTAATATTGTTGGACCAACTGACAATGTTATACTACCTTCAATATCAGat aaagtTGATTGGGAAGCTGAGCTTGCAATTGTCATTGGAAAAACTTGTAAAGGTTTAAACAATCATGAGGCTGAAGATTGTATTTTTGGTTACACTGTTGCTCAGGATATATCAGCACGTGATTggcaaaaaggaaaaaaaaatggaggtCAATTTCTTCTTGGTAAAGCTATGGATACATTTTGTCCACTTGGTCCAGCTGTTATTACTAAAGAAGCTGTTTGTGATATTAATAATCTCACTGTCAAAACATGGGTCAATGGTGAAATCAAACAAAATGGAAACACAAgcgaattaatatttaaaccaCGTGATATTGTTGCTTATCTTTCACA aTTCATGACTCTTTTACCTGGGGATGTCATTTTAACTGGTACACCAGGTGGTGTTGGATTTGCTAGAAATCCACCAGAATTTCTCAAg aaaGGAGATGTTCTTGAAACTGAAATTGAATCAATTGGTCgtcttaaaaataacattgtgTAA
- the LOC122855687 gene encoding thioredoxin domain-containing protein 9 has protein sequence MESLIQQKVLEVANQVERQLDAELEQLENLDVDDLERLREKRLEEMKKVHQQKQNWISIGHGEYSEIQDEKEFFEISKKSKNIVCLFYKEGSPRSKIVDMHFNILAKKHIEARFVKLNVERCPFLCERLRIKIIPTIALISDSKTKDYIVGFTDLGNCDDFSTEMLEWRIAQSRAIIYNGDLMTPPEKGKKNTSILGRPKKSKTIRGRDDDDSDSDY, from the exons atggaatCATTAATTCAGCAAAAAGTTTTGGAAGTTGCTAATCAAGTTGAAAGACAACTTGATGCTGAATTGGAACAACTGGAAAATTTAGATGTTGATGATTTGGAAAGATTAAGAGAAAAAAGACttgaagaaatgaaaaaagtccatcaacaaaaacaaaattggaTCAGTATt GGACATGGTGAATATTCTGAAATTCaagatgaaaaagaatttttcgaaatatctaaaaaatcaaaaaatattgtttgtcttttttacaaaGAGGGTTCACCAAGATCAAAAATTGTTGACATGCATTTTAATATACTTGCTAAAAAACATATTGAAGCAAGATTTGTCAAATTAAATGTCGAAAGATGTCCATTTTTAtgtg aaCGTttgagaattaaaattattccaaCAATTGCTTTGATATCAGACAGCAAAACCAAGGATTACATTGTTGGTTTTACTGATTTGGGAAATTGTGATGATTTTTCAACAGAAATGTTAGAATGGAGAATTGCCCAATCACGTGCAATTATTTACAATGGTGATTTAATGACTCCACCAGAAAaaggaaagaaaaatacatcaatTCTTGGACGtcctaaaaaatcaaaaacaatcaGAGGtcgtgatgatgatgattctgattctgattattaa